A window of Oscillatoria sp. FACHB-1407 genomic DNA:
TCAACATCAAGGAGCGGTTGGATTTTTCTTGCGCGATTTTTGACCAGCAGGGGCAGTTAGTGGCGAATGCGCCCCATATTCCCGTGCATCTGGGATCGATGAGCGAAAGTGTTCGTAGTCTGATTGCGGCACGAGGTGAGTCTCTTAAACCGGGAGATGTCTACGTTTCTAACAACCCCTACAACGGAGGCACCCACCTGCCTGATATCACTGTGATTACCCCGGTTTTTCTCAAGGATGAGGGCTACAACTTAAGTAAAGACGTGATTAATCACGTCTCTAACCAACCACTCTTCTATGTCGCCTCTCGTGGACATCACGCCGATATTGGTGGGATCACCCCTGGTTCCATGCCTCCCAACAGCACTACCGTCGAGCAAGAAGGAATTTTGCTGGACAACGTCTTGTTAGTGGAAGGGGGACGATTCCGAGAAGCCGAGATCTTGAACTTGTTAACCACGGGGATATATCCCGTTCGGAATCCAACGCAAAACTTAGCCGATTTGCAAGCGCAGGTCGCTGCCAACAAACGGGGTGTGCAAGAGTTGCGCCGCATGACTGAGCACTACGGCTTAGCAACCGTGCAAGCGTATATGCAGCGTGTGCAGGATAACGCTGAAGAATCAGTGCGGCGTGCCATTGATGCCATTGGTCGAGAAACGCGCAATTCCTCCCTCAACTTCACCTACCCCACTGACGCAGGAACGCAGATTCAAGTCAAGATTACGATCGATCGCCCCAACCGCTCTGCCCAAATCGACTTCACGGGCACTTCCCCACAGCAACCAACTAATTTCAATGCACCCCTCGCCATCTGTAAAGCCGTTGTGCTTTATGTATTTCGGACGCTCGTTGATGACGACATTCCCTTGAACGCGGGCTGTCTCAAACCTCTGGATATTATTGTGCCAGAGGGATGCTTGCTCAATCCCCAATATCCAGCGGCGGTGGTTGCCGGAAACGTCGAAACCTCGCAAGCGATCGCCAATGCGCTGTATGGTGCGTTGGGTGTGATGGCAGCTTCACAGGGTACAATGAACAACTTCACCTTTGGCAGCGATCGCCACCAATATTACGAAACCATCTGCGGCGGATCAGGCGCAGGAGCCGAGTTTGATGGAACTGATGCCGTGCAAACTCACATGACCAACTCTCGGTTGACTGACCCAGAAATCCTGGAATGGCGATTTCCCATCCTTCTAGAAAGTTTTGAAATTCGAGCCAATAGCGGTGGCGCAGGACAACGACACGGGGGCAACGGTGTAATTCGTCGGCTGCAATTTCGCGAACCCATGACCGCTGCGATTCTCTCCAGTCATCGAGTCGTTTCACCCTTTGGCTTAAACGGGGGAGAACCAGGGGCGATCGGGCGTAATCTGGTTGAACGGGCAGACGGTACTGTCGAGGTGTTGAGCAGCAATGCTGAAGTTCATATGCAACCGGGCGATCGCTTTATCATCGAAACTCCAGGCGGTGGAGGATATGGGGAGAAGAGAGAAGAAGGAAAAAAGAAGAGAGAAGGATGAAGGATGAAGGATGAAGGATGAAGGGTAAAGGATGAAGGGTGAAGGATGAAGGATAAAGGATGAAGGATAAAGGATGAAGGATAAAGGATAAAGGATGAAGGATAAAGGATAAAGGCTGAAGGCTGAAGGATAAAGGATGAAGGATAAAGGCTGAAGGATAAAGGCTGAAGGGTAAAGGATGAAGGGTAAAGGATGAAGGATGAAGGATAAAAGGGGTATGTCAATTCCCCATTCCCTACTCCCCTCCCTTAGAGTTTTGTCGTGAACCGCAACCACCGTTGTATTCCTTTATTCAAGCCTCTCGATCGCGGCTTGATTGGGTTGAGCGAGTATGATTCCCGCTGAGTTGCTTTTGTGATTGGTTCAGGTTTCAGGGGAGTATTCAAAACCGTCATAAATGATTGCCCTGGCGTTGCATTAGATGCCGTTGGTGGAGTCGATGCGGTGGATGCCGTTGGCTCAGGGGGAATCGTCTTGAATAATTTGCTGCACACCAGATCGGCAAATTCACTGTCGAAGTGATGTTGGGGACGACCGTTGAGATACCAGTTCAACAAGATGTTATCGACTGAGGCGACTTTATAGCGTCCCTGAAAGATCGCTTCTACTACCGCTGCGATCGCCCATTTCGGCGGATATTCCTCTAGCCAGCCTTGCACAATCTGATCAACGTCATATCCACCCAAGTCAAAGCTGTAGTAGGTCAAGAGTGTAGAAATAGATGCAGCAGGACTTCTAGACATAACTTCTGAAGGCTGAAGGATAAACGATAAAGAATGAAGAACGAAGAACGAAGAATAAAGAGTGAAGAATGAAGTACCAAGTATTAATCGTTTATTGTTCTTGACTTCCCACTCTCCATTGACTATTGACCATTGACCACTCCCCACTTCCCACTCCCTACTCCCCACTTCCTATTCGTCATACAACATCGCATAACATTCTGGTGGAGATTGAGGTCCCGTTAGGGTAAACACATCGTAGTCATTCTGGTCATAGTTGCGATCGGGATAGTACAACACAACGGCTGACTCCTCTGGACGATTATTGGCGATCGCTGTAACGCAATCAGGGTCTAGTAACCGTTTGCGCTCAATGTAAGCAATCTCTGGTCCGTCTTCAGCTTCCGTAAACACAACGGCTCCAGGACCATAGTGCTTATAGCCTTTCCAGGAGAGTGCCAGGATTTGATCGCAGTACTTTGCAACTTTTTGCATCAGGTGTTGTGGGGCTGAACTGGTTGATGGCTCCTCCACCACAGCAGGTTTGACATCATCAGGCACCCACTCCAACAAGTCGCCCGGTTGACAGTTGAGGGCAGCACAAATCCCATTTAGGCGATCGGGAGCCAGACGAGGCATTTCATCCACCTTGCGAAGCCGATAGACAGAATTTTCCGTAATGTCTAACGCCTCTGCAAGGTCTTTGTTCCGCACCCGATTGCGAGCCATCACCTCATTGAGCTTCCAGCGGATCACGTCAAATTGCTGCATAGAAGTACGATTCAAGTTTACTATTCTAAGCCTTAAGTAGATACTCTACGCTAGAAGACGATTTTTGCAAATTAAGTGTTGACATTAATCTACGTCTAACGTAGATTAATGAGCATCAGGCGGAAGTGGTTCGACGTTCCTCATCTCTGCACCACTCACACCGCCCTTTCACTCAACCTTTCACTCAATCAATATTCAACGGAGCTTTTTATGACCTCTGCTCAGCCTGCTACCCAGTCTGCTGCTCAAATTTCTGCTGCTCAAACGTCTGCGTGTGGTGATGCAACGATGGCGATCGCCCCCTCAGCACCTGTTGAAGTAACCAACCATCATGCTGGAACTCAATCTCATCTCATGTCTTCGGGAGAGGATCGTGGCTCAGGTCGCATTCAACTTGTAAAACCTTTTGCGGAGTCTCAACCATGTGCCTCTAAGGGCAAACCACCTACAGAAAATAATTCACTCCGGTTGATTGCTATTGGTTCTCGGCAAACGTTGATCAACAACATGAAGATGCTCCATATGTTGAGATATGCCGAAATTGGGAATTGGAGCAAACTGCAACGGGGTCCCAACCCTGGAGAATTTATGAGCGTTCTAACGCTGCGATCGCCCCACCCCTGGATCACAAGCCTCAACCTCGATTAAGTCGTCTACCGAATTCGACCCTCACTTGATTCAACCCTTCACATGTGATGGAGCATAACAGTGCAATTCTTTTTGAACCGTCTTGGCAACTTCTCCCATCCCCACCATGCCTACGAATATGAAGATGCTGCCTACAGTGATGATGCAAGTTACAGCACTGATTACAACAGAAACTATGGTCATGGTTACGGTGCTCATTACGACCGTACTGGCTACGACAGCTACGACAATGGACATGGCGATCGCTACACGGATGGTTCCTTCTATCCAGATAGGCAGCACTATTCATCCAATGATGTAAATGCCCACACCAGGGGCAACCGTCCACCACATCCCTACTATTCAAATTCCACCGATCCAAGGTACTCAGCGAATGCCCATTCCGGTGTAGCCAGCAAAGTCACTAACATTGCCGATGCAGGACATCGAGTTCCTGAGGTGCTGGTCATCGTGCCGACCTCATTCGAAGAAATCCCGCATGTCGTTCAAGCGTTACGAGAGTACAAATCAGTTGTGCTCAATCTAGCGGCTATGAGTCCAGACTACACACAACGGACGATCGACTTTATCACAGGTGGGACGCATGCCATGGATGGAAATTGTGAACGCATTGGCGAGGGAATTTTTCTATTTACCCCTAACTGTGTTCGAGTCAGCAATCAAAATCAAACCAGTTCGGTTTAAGCAACGTATTTATGTTAGGTCTCCGACTTCAAAGCAAATCGGAGACCTAACGTTAACAATATTAAATAATAGTAAAACCATCGAAACTCATCCTTATTCACTCACTTAATCCTCTAAACTCTAACTCATAAAAGTAGCCGTATTGTGAAAACCTCCTGGGCTGATTCGAGCATCAGCCCAGGAGGTAACTATTTCACAATGCGGCTTAATCCATGGAAGAAAAGTTGCTTTAAAGACAGAAGTACTCTATATCTAAATATTCTACAGTTCAGTATGAAATGCAAAACTGCGAGGAAATATTTATTAATTAAGAAATAAAAATACCACCTTTGTGAACCATTTCTATTGAAGGCTTGACGACGTCTTTAAACATAGGGTCAATATCCCGGATTAGCATGAGGGTTGATACTCATATGGGGTGTCACCCTCTTTTTATTAACCCAAGATTTACGTATTATTTGTCCACAAGTGAAGTTCAATTTATTCCCACTATGCAGCACAATCCATTTGCATCTATCTCAGTTCTATTAACGCATTACTGTTTTGATTTAGAAGAACAGACAACTGAAGAAGTCGTAAAAAATTGGTTAGGAGAATATCCTGCCAAATGGGTTCTCTCTGCAATTGTTGAAGCACTTTATCAAGGACGCTACAAAGTTACATCCGTTGAAAAAATTCTTTTTCATTGGCGTCTTCGGGGAAAACCCAATAGCCATTTTGATCGAGAGTTTGCTGACCTGGTTTGTCGTGTTTTGTTACGCCGAGCAAGATTGAAAGCACAAAAAATGAGAGCGAGACAAATGCCTCTGCGTGCCGCTGCATAGACCAACTTCAGGCTCTTCCTGCGTCTACCAACATTTGTTAGGTTCTCGCTTCGATGAACACTCGTTTGACTGAATTTTGACTAAGTTCTGACTAACTTTCAACTAACCCTGTAATGCCATGTCTACTTGTTCTGTAAGTCAATCAAATGTTGACATCGACACTTATTTTGACACGCTAGATTTCGATGTCTCTGATGCGGATGTCACGACTAATTTGATCAAAGCAAGCAATTCTGAATGCCGCTTTCAATTGCCTGTACCTGTGTATGAAGCGACTCACTCTGAGATCAAAACCCCTCTCGGTCAACTTGCTTTGGAGCAAGCAGCGTATGAAGTGAGTTTACTGGCTCGACAGCTTGAAAGTGCCCCTTTTCATATCATTGAGCCATTTGAACACAGATATCCAGATACACTTCCACGGGGTTCTAAGCCTTCCGCAATCCTGCGTCATTCAGTTATTGCCTTCGGGCTGATTGCATCTACTCTTCCGGTGTACATCCATTACAGTCAGTGTTCAAGCGCAACATCGTGTTTTCAGCAAGCTCAAAGCCAGGTGATGGAAGTAGTTGGCAATGCGAAGCCGTTTCCTCAGCAGGGTCATCGCCCTCAACCGATGCAAATGCTACCCAACACCGTTTCGAGTCCACAGGCGATCGCCCCTGTCGAGGATCCATTTAGAGAGGCAGTGAATCAAGCCATGCGAGCCGCCGAGCTAACGCAAACTGCCACGCAAGCGACTGAATGGGAAACCGTCGTCAACAGTTGGTTAGAAGCGATTCGCTTGATGAATTTGACACCCCCCACCAACCCTCGATACAGCACAGCCGCACTCAAAGTTGAGGAATATGCGAAGAATTTGGCATATGCTCAACGCCGCATGAGAGAAGCAGTTCACGTTGCAGAAACCCCAACCCCCACCCGCCCATAAACCTAATTGAGTCGGGCGATCGCTACTAACCCAGTCCCCCCATGAGATTTCAACGAGTTATGTTATCAGGAGCAGATGTGGTCAAAACACTGGCCTTGAGTATCTTTCAAATGCTGTTTGAGTCTAGTAGCAAAGTACTCTATCAGCTCAATGAGTCGCTACAACACGAGGTATTCAAAGCATCTAATCAGTACAACCAAAACTACTCTGAACGACACGGCACACTCAAAGTATTGGGAATGCGAGAACCCATTCCATTGGAATCGGTGTATATTGCGGTGCAATTTTTAGATAACAACGCGGTTCGTCGGTTTGAAACCATTGAAGCGTTAGAGAATGTTTATCGTCAGTCACAACAGCGAGGTTTCTACAACAAAGTTGGCAATCGCAAGTCGGGGCTAGAAGTGGCGAATCAAACCCAATACATGATGGTGTTGGGTGGTCCTGGAATGGGTAAATCTACCTTTTTACGCAAGGTGGGTTTGGAGATTTTGACGAGCGATCGCCCCCATTTTCAGCATGACTGCATTCCGGTGTTTATTGAGTTAAAGGAGTTTCGGTCGGGTGATATCGACATCGAAGGCGCGATCGCTAACGAGTTTGAAACTTGTGGATTTCCCTATCACCAAAAATTTACCCGTGCTGCTCTAGAACAGGGAAAACTGCTTATTTTACTGGATGGGTTGGATGAGGTGCCTTCGGAACGGATGAGTGAGGCGATCGCTAAAATTCGCAACTTTGTCGATCGCTATGACAAAAATCGCTTTATCATCTCCTGTCGCATCGCCGCCTATCGTCACAACTTTCGTCGCTTTACCGATGTTGAAATTGCCAACTTTGACGACGAACAAATTTGTCAGTTTATTCAACACTGGTTTGCCGATGATGCCTATAAAGGGCAAGAGTGTTGGAGCAAGCTGATCAGCAG
This region includes:
- a CDS encoding cell division protein SepF — translated: MQFFLNRLGNFSHPHHAYEYEDAAYSDDASYSTDYNRNYGHGYGAHYDRTGYDSYDNGHGDRYTDGSFYPDRQHYSSNDVNAHTRGNRPPHPYYSNSTDPRYSANAHSGVASKVTNIADAGHRVPEVLVIVPTSFEEIPHVVQALREYKSVVLNLAAMSPDYTQRTIDFITGGTHAMDGNCERIGEGIFLFTPNCVRVSNQNQTSSV
- a CDS encoding helix-turn-helix domain-containing protein, translating into MQQFDVIRWKLNEVMARNRVRNKDLAEALDITENSVYRLRKVDEMPRLAPDRLNGICAALNCQPGDLLEWVPDDVKPAVVEEPSTSSAPQHLMQKVAKYCDQILALSWKGYKHYGPGAVVFTEAEDGPEIAYIERKRLLDPDCVTAIANNRPEESAVVLYYPDRNYDQNDYDVFTLTGPQSPPECYAMLYDE